One Burkholderia cepacia genomic window carries:
- a CDS encoding alpha/beta fold hydrolase: MPIPSQLLFLPGASGSTAFWQPLIDNLTHPAERRVVAYPGFGDEPADPDVRDFDGLVRRVLRHIDRPTAVIAQSMGGVIAMRAALDKPGLVTHLVLTVTSGGLDMEGLGAQDWRTGFVAANPHLPDWFVSFRADLSAELGRVAQPTLLLWGDDDPLSPVAAGQRLLERLPDAQLHVVPGGRHDLAAVHAPTLAPLVDAHLPRI, from the coding sequence ATGCCAATTCCATCGCAACTGCTCTTCCTGCCCGGCGCATCGGGCAGCACCGCCTTCTGGCAACCGCTGATCGACAACCTGACCCACCCCGCCGAGCGGCGCGTCGTCGCCTATCCCGGCTTCGGCGACGAGCCCGCCGATCCGGACGTCCGCGACTTCGACGGCCTCGTGCGGCGCGTGCTGCGGCACATCGACCGGCCGACCGCCGTGATCGCGCAATCGATGGGCGGCGTGATCGCGATGCGCGCGGCGCTCGACAAGCCCGGCTTGGTCACGCACCTCGTGCTGACGGTCACGTCCGGCGGGCTCGACATGGAAGGGCTCGGTGCGCAGGACTGGCGCACCGGATTCGTCGCGGCGAATCCGCACCTGCCCGACTGGTTCGTATCGTTTCGCGCCGACCTGTCGGCGGAGCTGGGCCGGGTCGCGCAGCCGACGCTGCTGCTGTGGGGCGACGACGATCCGCTCAGCCCCGTCGCGGCCGGCCAACGGCTGCTCGAACGGCTGCCCGACGCGCAGCTGCACGTCGTGCCGGGCGGGCGGCACGATCTCGCGGCCGTGCATGCGCCGACGCTCGCGCCGCTCGTCGATGCGCATCTGCCGCGGATCTGA
- a CDS encoding GFA family protein codes for MTRERSVRCLCGAVTVTLQGEPAARANCHCQTCRDFYGTSMLSATAWGSGQLAVTGANATFPHPAKSMSRTYCASCGEIVCGTNRFGMRVVPNSLNARAHDGQLPGDLQPTMHLFYRHRVIDVVDTLPKFIDGWDGPTLETAS; via the coding sequence ATGACTCGAGAGCGTTCCGTGCGCTGCCTGTGCGGCGCGGTGACCGTCACGCTGCAGGGCGAACCCGCGGCAAGGGCGAATTGCCATTGCCAGACGTGCCGCGACTTCTACGGCACATCCATGCTGTCGGCCACCGCGTGGGGCAGCGGGCAACTCGCCGTCACCGGCGCGAATGCGACGTTCCCGCATCCGGCGAAGTCGATGTCGCGCACGTATTGCGCGTCCTGCGGCGAGATCGTGTGCGGCACCAACCGGTTCGGCATGCGTGTCGTACCGAACAGCCTGAACGCCCGCGCGCACGATGGCCAACTGCCCGGCGACCTGCAGCCGACGATGCACCTGTTCTACCGGCACCGCGTGATCGACGTCGTGGATACGCTGCCGAAATTCATCGACGGCTGGGACGGCCCGACGCTGGAAACCGCGAGCTGA
- a CDS encoding porin codes for MASRFRRAPACLKRVTLYGIVDAGVTYRSNERVGSAGAYTGHSSVGLTTGNLSGSRWGIKGSEDLGGGMRALFVLENGFDITNGTSGQGGRQFGRQAFVGLGSDRYGTVSLGRQYTSLDDFVSPVGPSSFIGGFGAHPGDIDDLDQTARVDSSIKYTSANYSGFTFGALYGFGSQPGSMKQRNTWSVGVGYERSDNSKTGATDPTAGKWQSTDDGLFNSSINEGYASAQSQQIIATGATYDFGPAVVGVNYSNVQYRSGAQSLFNGHATFNVAGVFTRWNVQPQTQLFAGYSYTRGSDVDGIDNRAQYHNVTLGAVYDLSKRTSVYLLGAYQHASGTTLDALGRPVAATASVSDKANGHSSDSRSQAIVSLGMRQRF; via the coding sequence ATTGCGAGCCGTTTCAGGCGCGCTCCAGCGTGCCTGAAGCGCGTCACGCTGTACGGCATCGTCGACGCGGGCGTGACCTATCGCAGCAACGAACGGGTCGGCTCCGCGGGCGCGTACACCGGCCATTCGAGCGTCGGGCTCACGACCGGCAACCTGTCCGGCAGCCGCTGGGGCATCAAGGGTTCCGAGGATCTGGGCGGCGGGATGCGCGCGCTGTTCGTCCTCGAGAACGGCTTCGACATCACGAACGGCACGTCGGGCCAGGGGGGCCGCCAGTTCGGCCGCCAGGCGTTCGTCGGCCTCGGCAGCGACCGCTACGGCACGGTCTCGCTCGGCCGCCAGTACACGTCGCTCGACGACTTCGTGAGCCCGGTCGGCCCGTCGTCGTTCATCGGCGGCTTCGGCGCACACCCGGGCGACATCGACGACCTCGACCAGACCGCGCGCGTCGACAGCTCGATCAAGTACACGAGCGCCAACTACTCGGGCTTCACGTTCGGTGCGCTGTACGGCTTCGGCAGCCAGCCGGGCAGCATGAAGCAGCGCAACACGTGGAGCGTCGGCGTCGGCTACGAGCGTTCGGACAACAGCAAGACGGGCGCGACCGACCCGACGGCCGGCAAGTGGCAGAGCACCGACGACGGGCTGTTCAACTCGTCGATCAACGAAGGCTATGCGAGCGCGCAGTCGCAGCAGATCATCGCGACCGGCGCGACCTACGATTTCGGCCCGGCCGTGGTCGGCGTGAACTACAGCAACGTGCAGTACCGCAGCGGTGCTCAGTCGCTGTTCAACGGCCACGCGACGTTCAATGTCGCGGGCGTGTTCACGCGCTGGAACGTGCAGCCGCAGACGCAGCTGTTCGCGGGCTACAGCTACACGCGCGGCAGCGACGTCGACGGCATCGACAACCGTGCGCAGTACCACAACGTGACGCTCGGCGCGGTCTACGACCTGTCGAAGCGCACCAGCGTGTACCTGCTCGGCGCGTACCAGCATGCGTCCGGCACGACGCTCGACGCGCTCGGCCGGCCGGTGGCCGCGACCGCGTCGGTGTCCGACAAGGCGAACGGCCACTCGTCCGATTCGCGCTCGCAGGCCATCGTCAGCCTCGGCATGCGTCAGCGGTTCTGA
- a CDS encoding isovaleryl-CoA dehydrogenase, with product MINLPGVQFMLGEDIEMLRDAVATFAAKEITPRAAEVDRTDQFPMDLWKKFGDLGVLGMTVAEEYGGANMGYTAHMVAMEEISRASASIGLSYGAHSNLCVNQIHRNGTDAQKRKYLPKLVSGEHIGALAMSEPNAGSDVVSMKLRADKRGDRYVLNGTKMWITNGPDCDTLVVYAKTDLEAGPRGITAFIVEKGMKGFSVAQKLDKLGMRGSHTGELVFQDVEVPEENILGQLNGGVKVLMSGLDYERAVLSGGPTGIMAACLDAVVPYIHDRKQFGQAIGEFQLIQGKVADMYTTFQACRAYLYAVGRHLDSAGSDHIRQVRKDCAGVILYTAEKATWMAGEAIQILGGNGYINEYPVGRLWRDAKLYEIGAGTSEIRRMLIGRELFAETL from the coding sequence ATGATCAACCTGCCCGGTGTGCAATTCATGCTCGGTGAAGACATCGAGATGCTGCGCGACGCCGTCGCGACGTTCGCGGCGAAGGAAATCACGCCGCGCGCGGCGGAGGTCGACCGCACCGACCAGTTTCCGATGGATCTGTGGAAGAAGTTCGGCGATCTCGGCGTGCTCGGTATGACGGTGGCCGAGGAATACGGCGGCGCGAACATGGGCTACACCGCGCACATGGTCGCGATGGAGGAGATCTCGCGCGCATCGGCGTCGATCGGCCTGTCGTACGGCGCGCACTCGAACCTGTGCGTGAACCAGATCCACCGCAACGGCACCGACGCGCAGAAGCGGAAATACCTGCCGAAGCTCGTGTCGGGCGAACACATCGGCGCGCTCGCGATGAGCGAGCCGAATGCCGGCTCGGACGTCGTCAGCATGAAGCTGCGCGCCGACAAGCGCGGCGATCGCTACGTGCTGAACGGCACGAAGATGTGGATCACCAACGGGCCCGATTGCGACACGCTGGTGGTCTACGCGAAGACCGACCTCGAAGCCGGCCCGCGCGGCATCACCGCGTTCATCGTCGAGAAGGGGATGAAGGGCTTCTCGGTCGCGCAGAAGCTCGACAAGCTCGGCATGCGCGGGTCGCACACGGGCGAGCTGGTGTTCCAGGACGTCGAAGTGCCGGAGGAAAACATCCTCGGCCAGCTCAACGGCGGCGTGAAGGTGCTGATGAGCGGTCTCGACTACGAGCGCGCCGTGCTGTCGGGCGGCCCGACGGGCATCATGGCCGCGTGTCTCGACGCGGTGGTGCCGTACATTCACGACCGCAAGCAGTTCGGCCAGGCGATCGGCGAATTCCAGCTGATCCAGGGCAAGGTCGCCGACATGTACACCACGTTCCAGGCGTGCCGCGCGTATCTGTACGCGGTCGGCCGCCACCTCGATTCGGCCGGCAGCGACCATATCCGCCAGGTGCGCAAGGACTGCGCGGGCGTGATCCTCTATACGGCCGAGAAGGCGACGTGGATGGCCGGCGAGGCGATCCAGATCCTCGGCGGCAACGGCTACATCAACGAATACCCGGTCGGGCGCCTGTGGCGCGATGCGAAGCTGTACGAGATCGGCGCCGGCACGAGCGAGATCCGCCGCATGCTGATCGGCCGCGAGCTGTTCGCGGAAACGCTGTAA
- a CDS encoding TonB-dependent siderophore receptor, giving the protein MHVRRPSRRTGAFRPLRTSLPALITLCVASGAHAAAEPAAPATSTSPSTPDLPTISVNASAVADPTIGYQPRTTSVAGAQDTPLSKIPQSVAVVSSSVMQDQQARSLDDVLGNISGVTQTNTLGGTRDAFVKRGFGSNNDGSVLVDGVRTPVLHSYLATIDRVEVLKGPASLLYGMQDPGGVINLVTRKPEDTFGGSISASRTSHGGSSAQIDLTGPLGKPGQVAGGTLAFRLTGEYDTSRYWRSFGRERNALIAPALSWHDANTSIDVSYQYVDYTMPFDRGTVLVNGQLDDALRYRRYEEAWSQSSGIQETLRTRIEHRFSDAWRVRATYGWGRDRYQQFITRATGLNSTTGAMTRSSDANLGRNDSDQIATLGLLGNVTLAGMNHAIYIGGEYERQRSFRGDTIRGKATTGFNLYDPVYGLLAAGGTPSKTQSDNLSKVHAYSIVLQDSVKMTERLTAVGGLRWENWQQESGMGRPFVFADRSRGSVWLPQFGLAYALTPALTAYANVSRSFKPNVASNVAAPLAPEYGRVLEAGLKFSLKPAITGTLAVYQIDKRNVAVTVGDITSTIGTARSRGIELDVAGQITRHLSVIGSYAYTNANDREANQPLINVARHTGSLFAVYDTAIANLPGRWRFGGGARLVGARSGDTANSFTLPGYVTVDAFAAYETTIGKFPTRFQLNVKNLLDKTYYPSSNTNLIVAVGEPRLVTLTTTVSF; this is encoded by the coding sequence ATGCATGTCCGCCGACCGTCCCGGCGCACCGGCGCCTTCCGTCCGTTGCGCACGAGCCTGCCCGCCCTGATCACGTTGTGCGTCGCGAGCGGCGCGCATGCCGCCGCCGAACCCGCTGCGCCGGCCACTTCGACTTCCCCTTCCACCCCCGACCTGCCGACGATCAGCGTCAACGCGTCGGCCGTCGCCGACCCGACGATCGGCTATCAGCCGCGCACCACGTCGGTCGCGGGCGCGCAGGACACGCCGCTTTCGAAGATTCCGCAATCGGTCGCGGTGGTCAGCAGCAGCGTGATGCAGGACCAGCAGGCGCGCTCGCTCGACGACGTGCTCGGCAACATCAGCGGCGTCACGCAGACGAACACGCTCGGCGGCACGCGCGATGCGTTCGTCAAGCGCGGCTTCGGGTCGAACAACGACGGCTCCGTGCTCGTCGACGGCGTACGCACGCCGGTGCTGCACAGCTATCTCGCGACGATCGACCGCGTCGAGGTGCTGAAGGGCCCGGCGTCGCTGCTGTACGGGATGCAGGATCCGGGCGGCGTGATCAACCTCGTCACGCGCAAGCCGGAAGACACGTTCGGCGGTTCGATCTCCGCATCGCGCACGAGCCACGGCGGCAGCAGCGCGCAGATCGATCTCACGGGCCCGCTCGGCAAGCCGGGCCAGGTCGCGGGCGGCACGCTCGCGTTCCGGCTGACCGGCGAATACGACACGAGCCGCTACTGGCGCAGCTTCGGCCGCGAACGCAACGCGCTGATCGCACCCGCGCTGTCGTGGCACGACGCGAACACGTCGATCGACGTCAGCTACCAGTACGTCGACTACACGATGCCGTTCGATCGCGGCACCGTGCTCGTGAACGGCCAGCTCGACGATGCGTTGCGCTATCGCCGCTACGAGGAGGCATGGTCGCAAAGCAGCGGCATCCAGGAAACGCTGCGTACGCGCATCGAGCACCGCTTCTCCGATGCATGGCGCGTACGCGCGACCTACGGCTGGGGCCGCGACCGCTACCAGCAGTTCATCACGCGCGCCACCGGCCTGAACAGCACGACGGGCGCGATGACGCGCTCGTCCGATGCGAACCTCGGACGCAACGACTCCGACCAGATCGCGACGCTCGGCCTGCTCGGCAACGTGACGCTTGCCGGGATGAACCACGCGATCTACATCGGCGGCGAATACGAACGGCAGCGCAGCTTCCGCGGCGACACGATCCGCGGCAAGGCGACGACGGGCTTCAATCTCTACGACCCCGTGTACGGCCTGCTCGCGGCGGGCGGCACGCCGAGCAAGACGCAAAGCGACAACCTGTCGAAGGTGCACGCGTATTCGATCGTCCTGCAGGACTCGGTGAAGATGACCGAACGGCTCACCGCGGTGGGCGGGCTGCGCTGGGAAAACTGGCAGCAGGAGTCGGGGATGGGGCGGCCGTTCGTGTTCGCCGACCGCTCGCGCGGCAGCGTCTGGCTGCCGCAGTTCGGGCTCGCCTACGCGCTCACGCCGGCGCTGACCGCCTACGCGAACGTGAGCCGATCGTTCAAGCCGAACGTCGCATCGAACGTCGCCGCGCCGCTCGCGCCGGAATACGGCCGCGTGCTCGAGGCCGGGCTGAAGTTCAGCCTGAAGCCCGCGATCACCGGCACGCTCGCGGTCTATCAGATCGACAAGCGCAACGTCGCGGTCACGGTCGGCGACATCACGTCGACGATCGGCACCGCACGCTCGCGCGGGATCGAGCTCGACGTCGCCGGGCAGATCACGCGCCACCTGAGCGTGATCGGCAGCTATGCCTATACGAACGCGAACGACCGCGAGGCGAACCAGCCGCTGATCAACGTCGCGCGCCACACGGGCAGCCTGTTCGCCGTGTACGACACGGCCATCGCGAATCTGCCCGGGCGCTGGCGCTTCGGCGGCGGCGCGCGCCTCGTCGGCGCACGCTCCGGCGACACGGCGAACAGCTTCACGCTGCCCGGCTATGTGACCGTCGACGCATTCGCCGCCTACGAAACGACGATCGGCAAGTTCCCGACGCGCTTCCAGCTCAACGTGAAGAACCTGCTCGACAAGACCTACTATCCGTCGAGCAACACCAACCTGATCGTCGCGGTCGGCGAACCGCGGCTCGTCACGCTGACGACGACGGTATCGTTCTGA
- a CDS encoding ATP-binding protein, whose protein sequence is MSARPSWHWPRSLFARLALILCVGLALAQTLSFWLTVTERDQATTNLMMGYIEREVASSVALLDHLPPAERAAWLPRLARRSYAFILGPGETGTPPEARLSARVERSISDGIGGDYPLTANAIPGDREHLQVHLRLTDGSPLTIDIHPMSTVPLSGWLPVVLLLQLAVLAACCWLAVRLATRPLKQLAQAADALGPDLKGERLDEGGPSEVARAARAFNAMQDRIAQYMAERMQILASISHDLQTPITRMRLRVDVMDDDTQGAKLRQDLLEMEHLVKEGVAYARTLHGTEEAARRIDLDALLDSIVCDYTDAGQDVALHGRTPLALVTRPKALRRIVGNLVDNALKFAGAAEIDVTVAPDGGAVIAVLDRGPGIPDDQLDAVFEPFRRVETSRNRETGGTGLGLAIARQLALAMGGTLTLNNRTDGGGLEARLTLRNLAG, encoded by the coding sequence ATGAGCGCGCGCCCGTCGTGGCACTGGCCGCGCTCGCTGTTCGCGCGGCTCGCTCTGATCCTGTGCGTGGGCCTCGCGCTCGCGCAGACGCTGTCGTTCTGGCTCACGGTGACCGAGCGCGACCAGGCGACCACCAACCTGATGATGGGCTACATCGAGCGCGAGGTCGCGAGCTCGGTCGCGCTGCTCGACCACCTGCCGCCGGCCGAGCGGGCCGCGTGGCTGCCGCGCCTCGCGCGGCGCAGCTATGCGTTCATCCTCGGGCCCGGCGAGACCGGCACGCCGCCGGAAGCGCGGCTGTCGGCGCGCGTCGAGCGGTCGATTTCCGACGGCATCGGCGGCGACTACCCGCTGACCGCGAACGCGATCCCCGGCGACCGCGAACATCTGCAGGTGCATCTGCGCCTGACCGACGGGTCGCCGCTGACGATCGACATCCATCCGATGTCGACGGTGCCGCTGTCGGGCTGGCTGCCGGTCGTGCTCTTGCTGCAGCTCGCGGTGCTGGCCGCGTGCTGCTGGCTCGCGGTGCGGCTCGCGACGCGGCCGCTCAAGCAGCTCGCGCAGGCCGCCGATGCGCTCGGCCCCGACCTGAAGGGCGAGCGGCTGGACGAGGGCGGGCCGTCGGAAGTCGCGCGCGCCGCCCGGGCGTTCAACGCGATGCAGGACCGCATCGCGCAGTACATGGCCGAGCGCATGCAGATCCTCGCGTCGATCTCGCACGACCTGCAGACGCCGATTACGCGAATGCGCTTGCGCGTCGACGTGATGGACGACGACACGCAGGGCGCGAAGCTGCGCCAGGACCTGCTCGAGATGGAGCATCTGGTGAAGGAGGGCGTGGCGTATGCGCGGACGCTGCACGGCACCGAGGAGGCCGCGCGCCGCATCGATCTCGATGCGTTGCTCGACAGCATCGTGTGCGACTACACCGATGCGGGGCAGGACGTCGCGCTGCACGGCCGCACGCCGCTCGCGCTCGTCACGCGGCCGAAGGCGCTGCGCCGCATCGTCGGCAACCTCGTCGACAACGCGCTGAAGTTCGCGGGCGCGGCCGAGATCGACGTGACGGTAGCCCCCGACGGCGGCGCGGTGATCGCCGTGCTCGACCGCGGGCCCGGCATTCCGGACGATCAGCTCGACGCGGTGTTCGAGCCGTTCCGGCGCGTGGAGACGTCGCGCAACCGGGAGACGGGCGGCACGGGGCTCGGCCTCGCGATCGCGCGGCAACTCGCGCTCGCGATGGGCGGCACGCTGACGCTGAACAACCGGACGGACGGCGGCGGGCTGGAGGCGCGGCTCACGCTGCGCAATCTCGCCGGCTAG
- a CDS encoding SMP-30/gluconolactonase/LRE family protein: MSMKQIRAALLGAWLAAIASVVHAQYSTDWIANTFGTIAAHVGNGARSMWVAPEGVIYTASRWDENAGGVALYQNGQPMGTIGIHDEFQGGAITGNATSIFVALGYNRNFGSGSVGRYNRSTNTRDLRIPVSTWTGLPNPDVITGLATAGNLLYASDFYGNRVRVYTTDGVWQRDIGVTGPGALALDAAGNLWVARMSAGVVVQYSATGTLMNTIQMAAGARPSALYFDASTGQLLVGDQGPDMNIKRYSLAGLPQQVGTFGVQGGYLDTTSGIKGQVGDKRFTRVVGIGKDSGGNLYVLNNAWGGGWDLGRNGSTDLHAYDPTGALQWKLQALNFEAIAAPDPATDGAFFYSGNNVYTGSAGGTFVANTVDPFSYPKDPRLDMNDYQRGQHFGQLVTVGGNRILVASGQNPGNFNFYYFTPATGYIANPAGSLPGKPFNTTLQVTAGFDIDGNGDVWAGLNGSNVITRYPMTGFDATGKPSWGKPVTAAVPGTVAPVTRIIYQADSDTMILAQGLAGNWDWTAMNGHIEVYHGWKNGNTSAPNPVINLTSANPKSIAAAGHYLFVGYVHTVPNVDVFDLNTGALVTTLTNSNTSAMDVGNDVDSMYGIRAYLRSTGEYVITKDNYNGTSMIVYRWHP, from the coding sequence ATGTCAATGAAACAAATTCGGGCGGCATTGCTCGGCGCATGGCTCGCGGCGATCGCGTCGGTGGTTCACGCGCAATACTCGACCGACTGGATCGCGAACACGTTCGGCACGATCGCCGCGCACGTCGGCAACGGCGCGCGGTCGATGTGGGTCGCGCCCGAGGGCGTGATCTACACGGCGTCGCGCTGGGACGAGAACGCGGGCGGCGTCGCGCTCTACCAGAACGGCCAGCCGATGGGCACGATCGGCATCCACGACGAATTCCAGGGTGGCGCGATCACCGGCAACGCGACGTCGATCTTCGTCGCGCTCGGCTACAACCGCAACTTCGGCAGCGGCTCGGTGGGCCGCTACAACCGGTCGACGAACACCCGCGACCTGCGCATCCCGGTCAGCACGTGGACGGGCCTGCCGAATCCGGACGTGATCACCGGCCTCGCGACGGCCGGCAACCTGCTGTATGCGAGCGATTTCTACGGCAACCGCGTGCGCGTCTATACGACCGACGGCGTCTGGCAGCGCGACATCGGCGTGACCGGGCCCGGTGCGCTGGCGCTCGATGCGGCGGGCAACCTGTGGGTGGCGCGCATGAGCGCGGGCGTGGTCGTGCAGTACAGCGCGACCGGCACGCTGATGAACACGATCCAGATGGCGGCCGGCGCACGGCCGTCGGCGCTGTATTTCGACGCGTCGACGGGGCAGTTGCTGGTGGGCGACCAGGGCCCGGACATGAACATCAAGCGCTACAGCCTCGCCGGGTTGCCGCAGCAGGTCGGCACGTTCGGCGTGCAGGGCGGTTATCTCGACACGACATCGGGCATCAAGGGGCAGGTCGGCGACAAGCGCTTCACGCGCGTGGTCGGCATCGGCAAGGATTCCGGCGGCAACCTGTACGTGCTCAACAATGCGTGGGGCGGGGGCTGGGATCTCGGGCGCAACGGCAGCACCGACCTGCATGCATACGACCCGACGGGTGCGCTGCAATGGAAGCTGCAGGCGCTGAACTTCGAGGCGATCGCCGCGCCCGACCCGGCGACCGACGGCGCGTTCTTCTACAGCGGCAACAACGTGTATACGGGTTCGGCGGGCGGCACGTTCGTCGCGAACACGGTCGACCCGTTCAGCTATCCGAAGGACCCGCGCCTCGACATGAACGACTACCAGCGCGGCCAGCACTTCGGCCAGCTCGTGACGGTCGGCGGCAACCGGATTCTCGTCGCGTCGGGCCAGAACCCCGGCAACTTCAACTTCTACTACTTCACGCCGGCGACCGGCTATATCGCGAATCCGGCCGGCTCGCTGCCGGGCAAGCCGTTCAACACGACGCTGCAGGTCACGGCCGGTTTCGACATCGACGGCAACGGCGACGTGTGGGCCGGGTTGAACGGCTCCAACGTGATTACCCGCTACCCGATGACGGGCTTCGACGCGACCGGCAAGCCGTCGTGGGGCAAGCCGGTCACGGCGGCCGTGCCGGGCACCGTGGCGCCCGTCACGCGCATCATCTACCAGGCGGACAGCGACACGATGATCCTCGCGCAGGGCCTGGCGGGCAACTGGGACTGGACCGCGATGAACGGGCACATCGAGGTCTATCACGGCTGGAAGAACGGCAACACGAGCGCGCCGAACCCGGTGATCAACCTGACGAGCGCGAACCCGAAATCGATCGCGGCGGCCGGTCACTACCTGTTCGTCGGCTACGTGCACACCGTGCCGAACGTCGACGTGTTCGATCTCAACACGGGCGCCCTCGTCACGACGCTGACCAACTCGAACACGTCGGCGATGGATGTCGGCAACGACGTCGACTCGATGTACGGGATCCGCGCGTACCTGCGCTCGACCGGCGAATACGTGATCACGAAGGACAACTACAACGGCACCAGCATGATCGTGTATCGCTGGCATCCGTGA
- a CDS encoding TetR/AcrR family transcriptional regulator: protein MTAATADTMTATVKADRADTSRAPAGRKSQQRVQDILRAGREVFAEKGYEHATAAEIAQRVGVSEATVFSYFRGKRELCARVIADWYDENIAAFGHGMPQDASVQQQFAFIVRTHLRLMLVNGTGLCALVLSEGRAKQHALSDELTALQRRYTAPLMDVLARGQAAGQVRTDLPLSLLRSMVFGPVEHVLWDAILGHRKLDTETTATQLVDMLWAAVQPPAPEQAALVRFRNEVAEAVRRLENDKHRA from the coding sequence ATGACAGCCGCTACCGCCGACACCATGACCGCCACCGTCAAAGCCGATCGCGCCGACACGTCGCGCGCGCCCGCCGGGCGCAAATCCCAGCAACGCGTGCAGGACATCCTGCGCGCCGGCCGGGAAGTGTTTGCCGAAAAGGGTTACGAGCATGCGACGGCCGCCGAGATCGCGCAGCGCGTGGGCGTATCGGAGGCGACGGTGTTCAGCTACTTCCGCGGCAAGCGCGAGCTGTGCGCGCGGGTCATCGCGGATTGGTACGACGAGAACATCGCCGCGTTCGGGCACGGGATGCCGCAGGATGCGTCGGTGCAGCAGCAATTCGCGTTCATCGTGCGCACCCACTTGCGGCTGATGCTGGTGAACGGCACGGGCCTGTGCGCGCTGGTGCTGTCGGAAGGCCGCGCGAAGCAGCATGCGCTGAGCGACGAGCTCACCGCGCTGCAGCGCCGCTACACCGCGCCGCTGATGGACGTGCTCGCGCGCGGCCAGGCGGCCGGGCAGGTGCGTACCGACCTGCCGCTGAGCCTGCTGCGCTCGATGGTGTTCGGCCCGGTCGAGCACGTGCTGTGGGATGCGATCCTCGGGCACCGCAAGCTCGACACGGAAACGACGGCCACGCAGCTCGTCGACATGCTGTGGGCCGCCGTGCAGCCGCCGGCGCCGGAACAGGCGGCGCTCGTGCGGTTCAGGAATGAAGTGGCGGAAGCCGTGCGGCGGCTGGAGAACGACAAGCACCGCGCCTGA
- a CDS encoding response regulator, giving the protein MDKIDHVLIVDDDRAIRELIADYLEKNGMRVSLAANGREMRNVLDDGAPDLIVLDLMMPGEDGLTLCRDLRAGKFRTVPVLMLTARGEETDRIIGLEMGADDYLAKPFAVRELLARIRSVLRRARMLPPGMQVTETAAMLAFGEWRLDTTGRHLLDTDGTLVALSGAEYRLLRVFLDNPQRVLTRDQLLNLTQGRQSDPFDRSIDLLVSRLRQRLRDGAREPRYIKTLRNEGYVFSSAVTAVDGTP; this is encoded by the coding sequence ATGGACAAGATCGACCACGTGCTGATCGTCGACGACGATCGCGCGATCCGCGAACTGATCGCGGATTATCTGGAGAAGAACGGCATGCGCGTATCGCTGGCCGCGAACGGCCGCGAGATGCGCAACGTGCTGGACGACGGCGCGCCCGACCTGATCGTGCTCGACCTGATGATGCCGGGCGAGGACGGCCTCACGCTGTGCCGCGACCTGCGCGCGGGCAAGTTCCGTACGGTGCCGGTGCTGATGCTGACCGCACGCGGCGAGGAAACCGACCGCATCATCGGCCTCGAGATGGGCGCCGACGACTACCTCGCCAAGCCGTTCGCGGTGCGCGAACTGCTCGCGCGGATCCGCTCGGTGCTGCGGCGCGCACGCATGCTGCCGCCCGGCATGCAGGTGACGGAAACGGCCGCGATGCTCGCGTTCGGCGAATGGCGTCTCGACACGACCGGGCGCCATCTGCTCGACACCGACGGCACGCTGGTCGCGCTGAGCGGTGCCGAATACCGGCTGCTGCGCGTGTTCCTCGACAATCCGCAGCGCGTGCTGACGCGCGACCAGTTGCTCAATCTCACGCAGGGGCGGCAGTCCGACCCGTTCGACCGGTCGATCGACCTGCTCGTGAGCCGGCTGCGCCAGCGCCTGCGCGACGGCGCGCGCGAGCCGCGCTACATCAAGACGCTGCGCAACGAGGGCTACGTGTTCTCGTCGGCCGTGACCGCCGTCGACGGTACGCCATGA
- a CDS encoding GNAT family N-acetyltransferase, producing the protein MKIDAPPRSPCPGLSLRQLERADLDAWYAYLTNPDVFRHTSWNLRSPDDLLPLFDGFESPDPESIRRLAIVDDNAGGALAGTIGLHSVSTVNRSAEIAYDLAPSHWGRGVASAACSAVTEWAFAEYGFVRIQGVVLATNARSARVLQKCGYRYEGLLRAYKMVRGTPGDFAMYARLATD; encoded by the coding sequence ATGAAAATCGATGCGCCGCCCCGATCGCCCTGTCCGGGCCTGTCGCTCCGCCAGCTCGAACGCGCCGACCTCGACGCGTGGTACGCGTACCTGACGAACCCCGATGTCTTCCGCCACACGAGCTGGAACCTGCGCTCGCCCGACGATCTGCTGCCGCTGTTCGACGGCTTCGAATCGCCGGACCCGGAGTCGATCCGGCGCCTCGCGATCGTCGACGACAACGCCGGCGGCGCGCTCGCCGGGACGATCGGCCTGCATTCCGTCTCCACCGTGAACCGCTCGGCGGAGATCGCATACGATCTCGCGCCGTCGCACTGGGGGCGCGGGGTCGCGAGCGCGGCATGCTCGGCCGTCACTGAATGGGCGTTCGCCGAGTACGGCTTCGTGCGAATCCAGGGCGTCGTCCTCGCGACCAACGCGCGCTCGGCGCGCGTGCTGCAAAAGTGCGGCTACCGCTACGAAGGGCTGTTGCGCGCGTACAAGATGGTGCGCGGCACGCCGGGCGATTTCGCGATGTACGCGCGCCTCGCGACCGACTGA